A part of Emcibacter nanhaiensis genomic DNA contains:
- a CDS encoding DUF3422 family protein, translating to MKEFSTRHILNNEVHSRPFIQVGSPTRCCHMAILTGEAGQNADLEHLAALCRHYNLPTPPADSKHQIIDFGTFRLKWERHTEFCSYTFLRKGKGDDPFKDTALSVVPEEWIKSVPGELLVGVHLFIDRIDEDQFTSRDYLENIFGDNLVVGARAGSSGTQILTDFQIHGDGFSRILVNDSCSSETQAGRLVQRLLEIETYRMMAMLAMPLTGEISQVTREVEQELADVVQQMMDLDDPAREHEVLDRLTRMAARVEHLSAGSTFRFNATKAYYTLVEKRIDNIKEVPLTGFQTVSSFLQRRIAPAMRTCVSMEDRVANLSRRVNRASTLLQTRINTTLQAQNKQLLESMDRRARVQLRLQQTVEGLSVVAISYYALGIINYMAQGSKKVLPSLDPYLVTALAAPLVILGVAWGLRRLHRVIRKASEE from the coding sequence ATGAAGGAATTTTCAACCCGGCATATTCTTAATAATGAAGTGCACAGCCGCCCCTTCATTCAGGTTGGCAGCCCGACCCGGTGCTGCCATATGGCGATCCTGACCGGCGAGGCAGGGCAGAATGCGGACCTGGAGCACCTGGCCGCCCTGTGCCGTCACTACAACCTGCCGACACCGCCGGCCGACAGCAAGCACCAGATTATCGACTTCGGCACGTTCCGCCTGAAGTGGGAGCGGCATACGGAATTCTGCAGCTATACGTTCCTGCGCAAGGGCAAGGGCGACGACCCGTTCAAGGATACGGCGCTTTCGGTGGTGCCGGAAGAATGGATCAAATCCGTCCCCGGCGAACTTCTTGTGGGCGTTCACCTGTTTATTGACAGGATTGATGAAGACCAGTTCACCAGTCGCGACTATCTGGAAAATATATTCGGTGACAATCTGGTGGTCGGTGCCCGGGCGGGCAGCAGCGGCACCCAGATCCTGACAGACTTCCAGATCCACGGAGACGGCTTTTCACGCATTCTGGTCAATGATTCCTGTTCGTCCGAAACCCAGGCCGGACGGCTGGTACAGCGTCTTCTGGAGATTGAGACTTACCGCATGATGGCGATGCTGGCCATGCCGCTGACCGGCGAGATTTCCCAGGTCACGCGGGAGGTCGAACAGGAACTGGCCGATGTGGTGCAACAGATGATGGACCTGGACGATCCGGCCCGGGAACATGAGGTGCTTGACCGTCTGACCAGAATGGCGGCCAGGGTGGAACATCTTTCGGCCGGCAGCACCTTTCGCTTCAATGCCACCAAGGCCTACTATACCCTGGTGGAAAAACGGATCGACAATATCAAGGAAGTGCCGCTCACCGGCTTCCAGACCGTCTCCAGCTTTCTCCAGCGCCGCATTGCCCCCGCCATGCGCACCTGTGTCAGCATGGAAGACCGGGTTGCAAACCTGTCCCGCCGGGTGAACCGGGCCAGTACCCTGCTGCAAACCCGCATCAACACCACCCTGCAGGCCCAGAACAAGCAGTTGCTGGAAAGCATGGACCGGCGCGCCCGGGTGCAGCTGCGCCTGCAGCAGACGGTGGAAGGCCTGTCCGTGGTCGCGATCAGCTATTATGCCCTGGGGATTATCAATTACATGGCCCAGGGGAGCAAGAAAGTCCTGCCGTCCCTTGATCCCTATCTGGTCACGGCGCTGGCCGCCCCGCTGGTGATCCTGGGCGTGGCCTGGGGATTGCGCCGGCTGCACAGGGTCATCAGGAAGGCCAGCGAGGAATAG
- the megL gene encoding methionine gamma-lyase, which translates to MAVEDMKRDNLKSGSRRKGFATRAIHAPTPSRDPYGTLTQPIYMTSTFEFETAEQGGARFAGDEEGFIYTRLGNPTLNQLEEKLAILEGAEACLTTGSGMGAITCVFWTLLEAGDELLVDKTLYGCTFAYFRHGLSKFGVNVRHVDLTNPENLDQEIGPKTKFVYFETPANPNMRIVDIKRVCDIADAKGVRVIVDNTYATPYLQNPLDLGAFLVLHSATKYLGGHGDLMAGAVMGDKETIDEIRMVGMKDMTGAVLSPMNAFLINRGLKTLELRMDRHCQNAMQIAGFLDSRNNVRETGYPGLPSFPGYEVARKQMSQPGGMIAFELDGGLEAGINFLDKLQLCRIAVSLGDAETMIQHPASMTHSTYTPEERAQYGISDGLIRISAGLEDIEDILEDIEQALAVC; encoded by the coding sequence CCCGACGCCCTCGCGGGATCCCTACGGGACCCTGACCCAGCCGATTTACATGACCTCCACCTTTGAGTTTGAAACCGCCGAGCAGGGCGGCGCCCGGTTCGCCGGGGATGAGGAAGGGTTCATTTACACCCGTCTCGGCAACCCGACCCTGAACCAGCTGGAAGAAAAACTGGCGATCCTGGAAGGGGCGGAAGCCTGCCTGACCACCGGCTCCGGCATGGGGGCGATCACCTGCGTGTTCTGGACCTTGCTGGAAGCGGGCGATGAGCTGTTGGTGGACAAGACCCTGTATGGCTGTACGTTCGCCTATTTTCGCCACGGACTGTCCAAATTCGGTGTCAACGTGCGCCATGTGGATTTGACCAACCCGGAAAATCTGGACCAGGAAATCGGCCCGAAAACCAAATTTGTCTATTTCGAGACTCCGGCCAATCCGAATATGCGGATTGTGGATATCAAGCGCGTTTGTGACATTGCCGATGCCAAAGGGGTGCGGGTGATCGTGGACAACACCTATGCCACACCGTATTTGCAGAACCCGCTCGATCTGGGGGCGTTCCTGGTGTTGCATTCGGCGACCAAATATCTTGGCGGTCATGGTGATTTGATGGCCGGCGCCGTCATGGGGGATAAGGAAACCATCGATGAAATCCGCATGGTCGGCATGAAAGACATGACCGGGGCGGTGCTCTCGCCCATGAATGCCTTTTTGATCAATCGCGGGCTCAAGACGCTGGAGCTGCGTATGGATCGCCATTGTCAGAACGCGATGCAGATTGCCGGATTCCTGGACAGCCGCAACAATGTGCGTGAAACCGGCTATCCGGGACTGCCCTCTTTCCCGGGCTATGAGGTGGCAAGAAAGCAGATGTCCCAGCCGGGTGGGATGATCGCCTTTGAACTGGACGGCGGCCTGGAGGCCGGTATCAACTTCCTTGATAAACTGCAACTGTGCCGTATTGCCGTCAGTCTGGGGGATGCCGAGACCATGATCCAGCATCCGGCCAGCATGACCCATTCCACCTATACCCCGGAGGAACGGGCCCAATACGGCATCAGCGATGGCCTGATCCGCATTTCTGCAGGACTTGAGGATATCGAAGATATTCTGGAGGATATCGAGCAGGCCCTGGCGGTCTGCTGA